The following coding sequences are from one Oncorhynchus nerka isolate Pitt River linkage group LG6, Oner_Uvic_2.0, whole genome shotgun sequence window:
- the LOC115130252 gene encoding TGF-beta receptor type-1-like isoform X2 yields MDAITRCLVLIVLFFGTRIQENDALQCYCQRCLNSTCTTDGLCFVSVRKSGSSITAESSMCVPENELIPRDRPFICAPSTKDDTGIYPMCCATDWCNKNPDLSVFPVPTVKPVPLGPVALAAVIAGPVCVLCFVLMLVFYICHSRAGVHHRVPNEEDPSMNHPFLNVGSTLQDLIYDMTTSGSGSGLPLLVQRTIARTIILQESIGKGRFGEVWRGKWRDEEVAVKIFSSREERSWFREAEIYQTVMLRHENILGFIAADNKDNGTWTQLWLVSDYHEHGSLFDYLNRYTVTVEGMIKLSLSTASGLAHLHMEIVGTQGKPAIAHRDLKSKNILVKKSGTCCIADLGLAVRHDSATDTIDIAPNHRVGTKRYMAPEVLDDSINMKHFESFKRADIYAMGLVFWEIASRCSLADYQLPYHDLVQSDPSVEEMRRVVCEQKLRPNIPNRWQSCEALRVMAKIMRECWYANGAARLTALRIKKTLSQLSQSEGIKM; encoded by the exons CCTTGCAGTGTTACTGCCAGCGATGCCTCAACTCCACGTGCACCACGGACGGCCTGTGCTTCGTGTCCGTCAGGAAGTCTGGCAGCAGCATCACCGCCGAGAGCAGTATGTGTGTCCCAGAGAACGAGCTAATCCCGCGTGACCGCCCCTTCATCTGCGCACCCTCCACCAAGGACGACACTGGCATCTACCCCATGTGCTGCGCCACCGACTGGTGCAACAAGAACCCCGACCTCAGCGTCTTCCCAG TGCCGACGGTGAAGCCGGTTCCCCTGGGGCCTGTGGCGCTGGCAGCGGTCATCGCGGGGCCTGTGTGCGTACTGTGCTTCGTGCTGATGCTGGTCTTCTACATCTGCCACAGCCGTGCGGGCGTCCACCACCGCGTACCCAACGAGGAGGACCCCTCCATGAACCACCCCTTCCTCAATGTGGGCTCCACTCTCCAAGACCTCATCTACGACATGACCACCTCTGGCTCCGGCTCTG GTCTGCCCCTGCTGGTTCAGAGGACCATAGCCCGGACCATCATCCTCCAGGAGAGCATCGGAAAGGGCCGATTCGGCGAAGTGTGGCGGGGGAAGTGGCGAGACGAAGAGGTGGCGGTCAAGATATTCTCGTCCCGTGAGGAGCGCTCGTGGTTCCGCGAGGCTGAGATCTACCAGACAGTCATGCTGCGTCACGAGAACATCTTGGGCTTCATCGCTGCCGACAACAAAG ATAATGGGACATGGACCCAGCTGTGGCTGGTATCAGACTACCATGAGCATGGCTCTTTGTTTGACTACCTGAACCGCTACACCGTCACCGTGGAGGGCATGATCAAACTTTCCCTGTCCACTGCCAGCGGCCTGGCCCACCTCCACATGGAGATCGTTGGCACGCAAG GGAAGCCGGCCATCGCCCACAGGGACCTGAAATCTAAGAACATCCTGGTGAAGAAGAGCGGGACGTGCTGCATCGCTGACCTGGGCCTGGCCGTGCGCCACGACTCCGCCACTGACACCATCGACATCGCCCCCAACCACAGAGTAGGAACCAAAAG gtataTGGCACCAGAGGTGCTGGACGACTCAATAAACATGAAGCATTTTGAGTCATTTAAGAGGGCAGATATCTACGCCATGGGCTTGGTTTTCTGGGAGATAGCCAGTAGATGCTCTCTAGCAG ACTACCAGCTGCCATACCATGACCTGGTGCAGTCAGACCCTTctgtagaggagatgaggagggtgGTGTGTGAGCAGAAGCTACGGCCCAACATTCCAAACCGTTGGCAGAGCTGTGAG gcTCTGCGGGTAATGGCTAAGATCATGAGGGAATGCTGGTATGCCAACGGAGCCGCCCGCCTCACTGCGCTACGCATCAAGAAGAC
- the LOC115130252 gene encoding TGF-beta receptor type-1-like isoform X1 encodes MDAITRCLVLIVLFFGTRIQENDALQCYCQRCLNSTCTTDGLCFVSVRKSGSSITAESSMCVPENELIPRDRPFICAPSTKDDTGIYPMCCATDWCNKNPDLSVFPVPTVKPVPLGPVALAAVIAGPVCVLCFVLMLVFYICHSRAGVHHRVPNEEDPSMNHPFLNVGSTLQDLIYDMTTSGSGSGLPLLVQRTIARTIILQESIGKGRFGEVWRGKWRDEEVAVKIFSSREERSWFREAEIYQTVMLRHENILGFIAADNKDNGTWTQLWLVSDYHEHGSLFDYLNRYTVTVEGMIKLSLSTASGLAHLHMEIVGTQGKPAIAHRDLKSKNILVKKSGTCCIADLGLAVRHDSATDTIDIAPNHRVGTKRYMAPEVLDDSINMKHFESFKRADIYAMGLVFWEIASRCSLAGIVEDYQLPYHDLVQSDPSVEEMRRVVCEQKLRPNIPNRWQSCEALRVMAKIMRECWYANGAARLTALRIKKTLSQLSQSEGIKM; translated from the exons CCTTGCAGTGTTACTGCCAGCGATGCCTCAACTCCACGTGCACCACGGACGGCCTGTGCTTCGTGTCCGTCAGGAAGTCTGGCAGCAGCATCACCGCCGAGAGCAGTATGTGTGTCCCAGAGAACGAGCTAATCCCGCGTGACCGCCCCTTCATCTGCGCACCCTCCACCAAGGACGACACTGGCATCTACCCCATGTGCTGCGCCACCGACTGGTGCAACAAGAACCCCGACCTCAGCGTCTTCCCAG TGCCGACGGTGAAGCCGGTTCCCCTGGGGCCTGTGGCGCTGGCAGCGGTCATCGCGGGGCCTGTGTGCGTACTGTGCTTCGTGCTGATGCTGGTCTTCTACATCTGCCACAGCCGTGCGGGCGTCCACCACCGCGTACCCAACGAGGAGGACCCCTCCATGAACCACCCCTTCCTCAATGTGGGCTCCACTCTCCAAGACCTCATCTACGACATGACCACCTCTGGCTCCGGCTCTG GTCTGCCCCTGCTGGTTCAGAGGACCATAGCCCGGACCATCATCCTCCAGGAGAGCATCGGAAAGGGCCGATTCGGCGAAGTGTGGCGGGGGAAGTGGCGAGACGAAGAGGTGGCGGTCAAGATATTCTCGTCCCGTGAGGAGCGCTCGTGGTTCCGCGAGGCTGAGATCTACCAGACAGTCATGCTGCGTCACGAGAACATCTTGGGCTTCATCGCTGCCGACAACAAAG ATAATGGGACATGGACCCAGCTGTGGCTGGTATCAGACTACCATGAGCATGGCTCTTTGTTTGACTACCTGAACCGCTACACCGTCACCGTGGAGGGCATGATCAAACTTTCCCTGTCCACTGCCAGCGGCCTGGCCCACCTCCACATGGAGATCGTTGGCACGCAAG GGAAGCCGGCCATCGCCCACAGGGACCTGAAATCTAAGAACATCCTGGTGAAGAAGAGCGGGACGTGCTGCATCGCTGACCTGGGCCTGGCCGTGCGCCACGACTCCGCCACTGACACCATCGACATCGCCCCCAACCACAGAGTAGGAACCAAAAG gtataTGGCACCAGAGGTGCTGGACGACTCAATAAACATGAAGCATTTTGAGTCATTTAAGAGGGCAGATATCTACGCCATGGGCTTGGTTTTCTGGGAGATAGCCAGTAGATGCTCTCTAGCAG GCATCGTTGAAGACTACCAGCTGCCATACCATGACCTGGTGCAGTCAGACCCTTctgtagaggagatgaggagggtgGTGTGTGAGCAGAAGCTACGGCCCAACATTCCAAACCGTTGGCAGAGCTGTGAG gcTCTGCGGGTAATGGCTAAGATCATGAGGGAATGCTGGTATGCCAACGGAGCCGCCCGCCTCACTGCGCTACGCATCAAGAAGAC
- the LOC115130252 gene encoding TGF-beta receptor type-1-like isoform X3 — MCVPENELIPRDRPFICAPSTKDDTGIYPMCCATDWCNKNPDLSVFPVPTVKPVPLGPVALAAVIAGPVCVLCFVLMLVFYICHSRAGVHHRVPNEEDPSMNHPFLNVGSTLQDLIYDMTTSGSGSGLPLLVQRTIARTIILQESIGKGRFGEVWRGKWRDEEVAVKIFSSREERSWFREAEIYQTVMLRHENILGFIAADNKDNGTWTQLWLVSDYHEHGSLFDYLNRYTVTVEGMIKLSLSTASGLAHLHMEIVGTQGKPAIAHRDLKSKNILVKKSGTCCIADLGLAVRHDSATDTIDIAPNHRVGTKRYMAPEVLDDSINMKHFESFKRADIYAMGLVFWEIASRCSLAGIVEDYQLPYHDLVQSDPSVEEMRRVVCEQKLRPNIPNRWQSCEALRVMAKIMRECWYANGAARLTALRIKKTLSQLSQSEGIKM, encoded by the exons ATGTGTGTCCCAGAGAACGAGCTAATCCCGCGTGACCGCCCCTTCATCTGCGCACCCTCCACCAAGGACGACACTGGCATCTACCCCATGTGCTGCGCCACCGACTGGTGCAACAAGAACCCCGACCTCAGCGTCTTCCCAG TGCCGACGGTGAAGCCGGTTCCCCTGGGGCCTGTGGCGCTGGCAGCGGTCATCGCGGGGCCTGTGTGCGTACTGTGCTTCGTGCTGATGCTGGTCTTCTACATCTGCCACAGCCGTGCGGGCGTCCACCACCGCGTACCCAACGAGGAGGACCCCTCCATGAACCACCCCTTCCTCAATGTGGGCTCCACTCTCCAAGACCTCATCTACGACATGACCACCTCTGGCTCCGGCTCTG GTCTGCCCCTGCTGGTTCAGAGGACCATAGCCCGGACCATCATCCTCCAGGAGAGCATCGGAAAGGGCCGATTCGGCGAAGTGTGGCGGGGGAAGTGGCGAGACGAAGAGGTGGCGGTCAAGATATTCTCGTCCCGTGAGGAGCGCTCGTGGTTCCGCGAGGCTGAGATCTACCAGACAGTCATGCTGCGTCACGAGAACATCTTGGGCTTCATCGCTGCCGACAACAAAG ATAATGGGACATGGACCCAGCTGTGGCTGGTATCAGACTACCATGAGCATGGCTCTTTGTTTGACTACCTGAACCGCTACACCGTCACCGTGGAGGGCATGATCAAACTTTCCCTGTCCACTGCCAGCGGCCTGGCCCACCTCCACATGGAGATCGTTGGCACGCAAG GGAAGCCGGCCATCGCCCACAGGGACCTGAAATCTAAGAACATCCTGGTGAAGAAGAGCGGGACGTGCTGCATCGCTGACCTGGGCCTGGCCGTGCGCCACGACTCCGCCACTGACACCATCGACATCGCCCCCAACCACAGAGTAGGAACCAAAAG gtataTGGCACCAGAGGTGCTGGACGACTCAATAAACATGAAGCATTTTGAGTCATTTAAGAGGGCAGATATCTACGCCATGGGCTTGGTTTTCTGGGAGATAGCCAGTAGATGCTCTCTAGCAG GCATCGTTGAAGACTACCAGCTGCCATACCATGACCTGGTGCAGTCAGACCCTTctgtagaggagatgaggagggtgGTGTGTGAGCAGAAGCTACGGCCCAACATTCCAAACCGTTGGCAGAGCTGTGAG gcTCTGCGGGTAATGGCTAAGATCATGAGGGAATGCTGGTATGCCAACGGAGCCGCCCGCCTCACTGCGCTACGCATCAAGAAGAC